The Burkholderia cepacia genomic interval ATGCAGGCCGATTCCCAGCATTTCCGGATCTTCGTCAATGACGATGTGATCCAGACCGAAAAGCCGGTTAAACTTCAGCGCGGCCTGTCGCTCGTCAACGCGACCGACGGCATGAAGTACAACAACGTCACCCGGGTCATCGAGCTTTACGGCAACGTGCGCGGCACGATCGCCGCGGCGGACACGTCCGGCGGCTCGAAAGGTCAATCCAGGTGACGCATCCCTCACGTGACTGCATGAACGAACCGTTCCCTCGACAGAATTCCGGCGGCGCTGCGCGCGCCGTCCGCGCCGCGCTCGCCGCGACGCTCGTGGCGCTCCCGCTCGTCGGGCTGGCGCCGCTCGCCCATGCCGAGAAGGCCGACCAGAACAAGCCGATCAACGTCGAGGCCGACAACCTCACCTATGACGACCTGAAGCAGGTGACGGTCGCGACCGGCAACGTCGTGATCACGAAGGGCACGATCATCATCAAGGGCGATCGCGTCGAAGTGCGCCAGGACCCGGAAGGCTATCAGTACGCCACCTCGTTCGGCAGCGGCAAGAAGCACGCGACGTTCCGCCAGAAGCGCGAAGGGCTCGACGAGTACATCGACGGCGACGCCGAGCGCATCGACTACGACGGCAAGCAGGACCTGACCACGCTGACCACGGCCGCGACCGTGCGGCGCCTGCAGGGCACGTCAACCGTCGCCGATACCGTGCACGGCAGCGTGATCACGTACGACGGCCAGCGCGACTTCTACACCGCGAAGGGCGGCAAGGACGTCGCCGCACCGGGCAACCCGAACGGCCGCGTGCGCGCGATGCTGTCGCCGAAGAACGGCGGCCCCGCGCCGCTAAACGGCGCGCCGGCGAAGCTGTCGCCGTCGACCACGATCCAGGGGGCGCCGGGCCAATGAACGCGCTACCGAACCGACAGCCGGCCGGCACCACGAGTTCGCTCGTGGTCCGCAACCTGAAGAAGCGCTACGGCTCGCGCACGGTCGTCAAGGACGTGTCGCTCGACGTGAAGAGCGGCGAAGTCGTCGGCCTGCTCGGCCCGAACGGCGCCGGCAAGACCACGTCGTTCTACATGATCGTCGGCCTCGTGCCGCTCGACGCGGGCGAGATCTCGCTGAACGGCAGCTCGATCAGCCTGCTGCCGATCCACAAGCGCGCATCGCTCGGCCTGTCGTACCTGCCGCAGGAAGCGTCGGTGTTCCGCAAGCTGACCGTCGAGGAAAACATCC includes:
- the lptA gene encoding lipopolysaccharide transport periplasmic protein LptA is translated as MNEPFPRQNSGGAARAVRAALAATLVALPLVGLAPLAHAEKADQNKPINVEADNLTYDDLKQVTVATGNVVITKGTIIIKGDRVEVRQDPEGYQYATSFGSGKKHATFRQKREGLDEYIDGDAERIDYDGKQDLTTLTTAATVRRLQGTSTVADTVHGSVITYDGQRDFYTAKGGKDVAAPGNPNGRVRAMLSPKNGGPAPLNGAPAKLSPSTTIQGAPGQ